One stretch of Nitrospirota bacterium DNA includes these proteins:
- the larC gene encoding nickel pincer cofactor biosynthesis protein LarC, with protein sequence MKIAYFDCSSGISGDMCLGALVDAGIPAAKLEKELRKIRIKGYKLISKKVKRAGFRATKINVQQSAVSSQLSAKKWKDVERIIRTSSLSEEIKQKGLSIFKRLFTAEAKVHGETFNTAHLHELGAVDCIVDIFGTIIGLKLLGIEKVYSSVVNTGGGSVRTKHGILPVPAPATTELLKDIPVYSDGINYELTTPTGAVILREISSSFGSIPDMVIEKIGIGAGNKDFKDKPNVLRILIGQSKDQSAENREQKVVVIETTIDDMNPQIYEYVMERLFKAGALDVYLTQLIMKKGRPGIKLTVLCNSKEKEKMMKMLFEETTTIGLRFYEAGRQTLGREIKEINTALGKVRVKISKLGNDIIKTTPEYEDCKKLAKKLKMPLIEVMERVKSQRKS encoded by the coding sequence GATATGTGCCTCGGCGCGCTTGTTGACGCAGGTATTCCTGCAGCAAAACTGGAGAAAGAGCTCAGGAAAATTCGTATTAAGGGCTATAAGCTCATATCCAAAAAAGTTAAGCGTGCAGGATTTAGGGCGACAAAAATAAACGTCCAGCAGTCAGCTGTCAGTAGTCAGCTGTCAGCTAAGAAATGGAAGGATGTTGAGCGGATAATCAGAACCTCTTCACTGTCTGAAGAAATAAAACAAAAAGGGCTGAGCATATTTAAAAGACTCTTTACAGCAGAGGCAAAAGTCCACGGCGAAACATTTAATACAGCGCACCTGCACGAACTTGGCGCTGTTGACTGCATAGTAGATATTTTCGGCACAATTATCGGTCTTAAACTTTTAGGGATAGAGAAAGTTTATTCATCCGTCGTTAACACCGGCGGCGGCTCTGTCAGGACAAAACACGGGATACTGCCTGTGCCTGCGCCTGCCACAACAGAGTTGTTAAAAGATATTCCTGTTTATTCTGATGGTATTAACTATGAACTAACAACTCCGACAGGCGCGGTCATATTAAGGGAAATCTCATCTTCCTTCGGAAGCATTCCTGATATGGTTATTGAAAAAATAGGGATTGGCGCCGGCAATAAGGATTTCAAAGATAAACCGAATGTACTGAGAATTCTTATCGGCCAGAGTAAAGATCAAAGCGCAGAAAACAGAGAACAAAAGGTTGTGGTAATTGAAACCACTATAGATGACATGAATCCGCAGATATACGAATACGTGATGGAAAGGCTGTTTAAGGCAGGCGCGCTTGATGTCTATCTGACACAGTTGATAATGAAAAAAGGAAGGCCCGGAATAAAGCTGACCGTGTTATGCAACAGCAAAGAAAAAGAAAAGATGATGAAGATGCTATTTGAAGAGACAACAACAATAGGCCTCAGGTTTTATGAAGCAGGGAGGCAGACGCTGGGAAGAGAGATAAAGGAAATCAATACCGCATTAGGCAAAGTGAGAGTCAAAATCTCAAAACTCGGCAACGATATTATTAAAACAACACCTGAATACGAAGACTGTAAAAAACTCGCAAAAAAACTAAAGATGCCTCTGATAGAAGTGATGGAAAGAGTAAAAAGTCAGCGAAAGTCCTAA
- the argF gene encoding ornithine carbamoyltransferase, giving the protein MKRDFLTLWDLSSEEIDKLLKRAIDMKSGVDANKCPLIGKSIGLLFGKASTRTRVSFEVGIYQLGAHSVYLTPNEIQLGRGETTADTARTLSRYLDAVVVRTFGHDLLEEFASHSSMPVINGLSDLHHPCQALADLITILEKKGRLKDIKVAYIGDGNNVANSLIEAASRVEMNLTVACPEGYEPDSEVFEKAKASAKSEIIILRNPKEAAGRADVIYTDVWVSMGQEEEAEEKRKRLKDYQINSKLLSCAKKDVIVLHCLPAHRGEEITDEIMDGLHSAVFDQAENRLHVQKALLEMLLS; this is encoded by the coding sequence ATGAAAAGAGACTTTCTGACATTATGGGATTTATCTTCAGAAGAGATAGATAAACTCCTGAAGCGGGCAATTGATATGAAATCAGGCGTTGATGCTAACAAATGCCCGCTGATTGGGAAAAGCATCGGGCTTCTTTTTGGGAAGGCATCTACGAGGACAAGGGTTTCGTTTGAGGTTGGGATTTATCAGTTAGGCGCGCATTCAGTCTATTTAACCCCTAATGAGATACAGCTTGGCAGAGGCGAGACAACAGCGGATACGGCAAGGACGCTTTCCAGATACCTGGACGCAGTTGTTGTAAGGACCTTCGGGCACGATTTGCTTGAAGAGTTTGCATCGCATTCTTCCATGCCTGTTATCAACGGGCTCAGCGATTTACATCATCCATGTCAGGCGCTGGCTGATTTAATAACCATACTTGAGAAAAAAGGACGCCTAAAAGATATCAAGGTTGCATACATCGGCGACGGCAATAATGTTGCAAACTCGCTGATTGAGGCTGCATCAAGGGTGGAAATGAACCTTACTGTTGCGTGTCCTGAAGGTTATGAGCCGGATTCCGAAGTATTTGAAAAAGCAAAGGCTTCTGCAAAGAGCGAGATAATTATTCTCAGGAATCCGAAAGAGGCTGCGGGACGGGCTGATGTGATTTATACGGATGTCTGGGTCAGCATGGGTCAAGAAGAAGAAGCTGAGGAAAAAAGAAAGAGGCTGAAAGATTATCAGATAAACAGCAAGCTTCTTTCCTGCGCAAAGAAGGATGTCATTGTGCTTCACTGCCTGCCCGCGCACAGAGGCGAAGAGATAACGGATGAGATTATGGACGGCCTGCACAGCGCTGTATTTGATCAGGCAGAGAACAGGCTGCACGTTCAAAAGGCTCTGCTGGAAATGTTATTGAGTTAG